The following are encoded together in the Candidatus Margulisiibacteriota bacterium genome:
- a CDS encoding glycosyltransferase family 39 protein, whose amino-acid sequence MRFTSFQKGLLVALLVIVAFLSIIFVNGILLGDAFSKEEAQHAIYGLWLYKDIRALDFGAFWYDTQRQMFWPFLHSWFLSVTFFFFGVTFAAARFLSFLIFILTLFFIYQASLQLSRRSGPLIGLMAVALALSSPIMINYATQSTLEGLGALIFLVAYYFYISTEDRKSLINYVFLAILVGLSIYTNYLYAYFMIPAFLVVSFAKLGPVFVEVRALSKKGEHAAYPFLWWAYRKLIFITVLLVVAGAWFFTSAFARKFLLFLQAIFRYSGGESIDGLLPALFYYPRMIIEHYSFSPWLGLLIVVALFLPFTAFHYWKTNKLYTFIWTVLILATMTVPTKAPQFIYIIAPFLFMVAASSFFYFIEKYDLKAKRVLIALLLPALISLPALFGLYFPQRPAENMTGVLRYFRQSVLPRHPVAISVNLQHLNSEVVNFYFWDWNAPVLADTAAQEGQLFQSARYFFALELDECSPVHLDVLDDSLFRWNAFLSDKLKNNEVSELSMRHFASLGLTAKIYEKKTPLYTPKNPLY is encoded by the coding sequence ATGCGGTTTACATCTTTTCAAAAGGGTCTGCTTGTCGCCCTCCTGGTTATTGTTGCTTTTCTTTCTATTATATTCGTCAATGGGATCCTGCTTGGCGACGCTTTTTCCAAAGAAGAGGCCCAGCACGCGATCTACGGTTTGTGGCTTTATAAGGATATTCGCGCTCTGGACTTTGGCGCTTTTTGGTACGACACCCAGCGGCAAATGTTCTGGCCCTTTCTCCATTCCTGGTTCCTGTCGGTAACTTTCTTTTTCTTCGGGGTCACTTTTGCCGCCGCCCGGTTTTTGAGTTTTCTGATCTTTATCCTGACCCTCTTTTTTATTTATCAGGCGTCGCTCCAGCTTAGCCGAAGGTCAGGGCCGTTGATCGGCCTTATGGCGGTAGCGCTTGCTTTGTCATCGCCGATCATGATCAACTACGCGACGCAGAGCACCCTGGAGGGGCTGGGCGCTCTAATATTTTTGGTCGCTTATTATTTCTATATCAGCACCGAGGACCGCAAGTCGCTGATCAACTATGTGTTTTTGGCGATCCTGGTTGGCCTGTCGATTTACACCAATTACCTTTACGCGTATTTCATGATCCCGGCCTTTCTGGTCGTTTCTTTTGCCAAGCTGGGGCCGGTCTTTGTCGAGGTTCGGGCTCTTAGTAAAAAAGGAGAGCATGCCGCTTACCCCTTTCTCTGGTGGGCATATCGCAAGCTGATCTTTATTACTGTTCTTTTGGTTGTTGCCGGCGCCTGGTTCTTTACTTCCGCCTTCGCCCGAAAATTCCTCCTTTTTCTGCAGGCAATTTTCCGGTATTCCGGCGGTGAATCGATTGATGGTCTTTTGCCGGCACTGTTTTACTATCCCCGGATGATCATTGAGCACTATTCCTTCTCTCCCTGGCTTGGCCTGCTGATCGTGGTTGCCCTGTTTCTCCCTTTTACCGCTTTCCATTACTGGAAAACCAACAAGCTCTACACCTTTATCTGGACGGTTTTGATCCTGGCGACCATGACCGTTCCGACCAAAGCTCCACAGTTCATTTACATTATCGCTCCGTTCCTTTTTATGGTCGCGGCCTCGTCTTTCTTTTATTTTATCGAGAAATATGACCTCAAGGCCAAACGGGTCCTGATCGCCCTGCTGCTCCCGGCCCTGATCTCTTTGCCTGCGCTGTTTGGCTTATACTTTCCTCAGCGGCCGGCGGAGAACATGACCGGGGTCTTGAGGTATTTCCGCCAGAGCGTCCTCCCCAGGCATCCGGTCGCGATATCCGTTAACCTTCAGCATCTAAACTCTGAAGTGGTCAATTTTTATTTCTGGGACTGGAATGCCCCTGTTTTGGCCGATACCGCCGCCCAGGAAGGGCAGCTTTTCCAGTCGGCCCGCTACTTTTTTGCCCTTGAGCTGGACGAGTGCAGCCCCGTCCATTTGGATGTTTTGGACGACTCGCTTTTCCGCTGGAACGCTTTTTTAAGCGATAAACTGAAAAATAATGAGGTTTCGGAGCTTTCGATGCGTCATTTTGCCAGCTTAGGCTTGACCGCCAAGATCTACGAGAAAAAAACACCGTTATATACACCTAAAAACCCTCTTTATTAA
- a CDS encoding DUF1186 family protein: protein MIEIPGQKPFTPPITPKEAKAVDKEATEQTAQKPASMPKGPIPQGIGRGPELDAQAIATRLAVLATEAKEKELKFEDIIDRAIAETGMTNAQGAMEEVNRRIQQEIEAEIDKIKDNKDLMEEAESWQEFAETLSRMNKEQVESFMGLLQETIKAKSF, encoded by the coding sequence ATGATCGAGATACCGGGACAAAAGCCCTTTACTCCGCCGATCACTCCTAAAGAAGCGAAAGCGGTAGATAAAGAGGCGACCGAACAGACAGCGCAAAAACCAGCCTCCATGCCCAAAGGGCCGATCCCCCAGGGGATAGGGCGCGGGCCGGAGCTTGATGCCCAGGCGATCGCCACCCGGCTGGCGGTATTGGCGACCGAAGCCAAAGAAAAAGAGCTTAAGTTCGAGGATATTATCGATCGGGCGATCGCCGAAACTGGGATGACCAACGCCCAGGGGGCGATGGAAGAGGTCAACCGCCGGATCCAGCAGGAGATCGAGGCGGAGATCGACAAGATCAAAGATAACAAGGACCTGATGGAAGAAGCCGAGAGCTGGCAGGAGTTTGCCGAGACCCTCTCGCGGATGAACAAAGAGCAGGTTGAGTCTTTCATGGGACTGCTTCAGGAAACGATCAAAGCTAAGAGTTTTTAA
- the dapB gene encoding 4-hydroxy-tetrahydrodipicolinate reductase produces MEKIKVIVNGAKGKMGLETVKAVQNETGLELVARTDIGDDLAKVIKQSGAEVVVDFTHPAAVMENIRLILGSGAHAVVGTTGLTDDNQKEVKGLCEKHKVNCLIAPNFAIGAVLMMLFAKEAIKHMPKAEIIEFHHEQKADKPSGTAIKTGHIMGKEVPIHSVRLPGLVAHQEVIFGGLGQTLTIRHDSISRDSFMPGVIMAVRRIKGLKGLVYGLENLL; encoded by the coding sequence ATGGAAAAAATTAAAGTTATCGTCAATGGAGCAAAAGGGAAAATGGGGCTGGAGACGGTTAAAGCGGTCCAGAACGAGACCGGCCTGGAACTGGTCGCCCGGACCGATATTGGGGATGATCTGGCCAAAGTGATCAAGCAGAGCGGAGCGGAGGTTGTGGTCGACTTTACTCATCCGGCGGCGGTTATGGAAAATATTCGTTTGATCCTGGGGAGCGGAGCGCATGCCGTTGTCGGCACGACCGGTTTGACCGATGACAACCAGAAAGAAGTTAAAGGGTTATGTGAAAAGCACAAAGTTAACTGCCTGATCGCCCCGAACTTTGCCATCGGCGCGGTCCTGATGATGCTTTTTGCCAAGGAAGCGATCAAACATATGCCGAAAGCGGAGATCATTGAGTTCCACCACGAGCAGAAAGCGGACAAGCCGTCCGGTACCGCCATCAAGACCGGCCACATCATGGGGAAAGAGGTCCCGATCCATTCGGTCCGCCTTCCCGGCCTGGTCGCCCACCAGGAAGTGATCTTTGGCGGTTTGGGGCAAACCCTGACCATTCGCCACGATTCGATCTCCCGCGACTCCTTTATGCCCGGAGTGATCATGGCGGTCCGTAGGATCAAAGGGCTCAAGGGTTTGGTCTACGGCCTGGAAAACCTGTTATAA
- the smpB gene encoding SsrA-binding protein SmpB: MEKYYKVVSDNRKARFDYIILEVYKAGLVLTGNEVKSVRLGRVNLQDSYGRVENGRIMLYGMHINPYGQAANSDPLRSRQVLLNKQELVKLTGKVAEKGLTLVPLKIYFDGNWAKVDLGVAKAKKKYEKREAIRRRTTEREIEKAIRGKNNDQ; the protein is encoded by the coding sequence GTGGAAAAGTATTACAAAGTAGTTTCGGATAACCGCAAAGCGCGCTTCGATTACATCATTCTCGAGGTCTACAAAGCAGGTTTAGTTTTGACCGGGAATGAGGTAAAATCTGTCCGGTTGGGAAGGGTCAACCTTCAGGACAGCTATGGGCGGGTTGAAAACGGCCGGATAATGTTATATGGTATGCACATCAATCCGTACGGCCAGGCGGCAAATAGCGACCCGCTCCGGTCGCGCCAGGTTTTGCTTAACAAGCAAGAGCTGGTGAAATTGACGGGGAAAGTCGCCGAAAAAGGATTGACCCTGGTCCCGCTGAAAATATATTTTGACGGTAATTGGGCCAAGGTTGACCTGGGAGTAGCCAAGGCCAAAAAGAAGTACGAAAAACGTGAAGCAATTAGACGTAGAACAACTGAAAGAGAAATTGAAAAAGCTATTAGAGGAAAAAATAATGATCAATAA
- the dut gene encoding dUTP diphosphatase — translation MLKVQVKVLPHGSGLPLPKYMTDHSAGMDLCAAVEKEVVIPSGEWKLVPTGLAIALPEGYEAQVRPRSGLALKQGVSVLNTPGTVDADYRGEVGVILMNHSKNDLLIKRGDRIAQMIINKFERIVFDEVEELSVTERGAGGFGSTGKREK, via the coding sequence ATGTTAAAAGTTCAAGTCAAGGTTTTGCCCCACGGGTCGGGTTTGCCGCTTCCCAAATACATGACTGATCATTCGGCGGGGATGGACCTCTGCGCGGCGGTTGAAAAGGAAGTTGTTATCCCGTCGGGGGAATGGAAACTGGTCCCGACTGGTTTGGCGATCGCTTTGCCGGAAGGATATGAGGCGCAGGTTCGGCCCCGCTCCGGTTTGGCGCTCAAGCAGGGAGTTTCGGTCCTCAACACGCCGGGAACAGTGGATGCCGACTACCGGGGAGAGGTTGGGGTGATCCTGATGAACCACAGCAAAAATGATTTGCTGATCAAGCGGGGGGACCGGATCGCCCAGATGATCATTAACAAGTTTGAGCGGATAGTTTTTGATGAAGTCGAAGAACTGTCGGTTACCGAGCGCGGCGCCGGCGGATTCGGTTCGACGGGAAAAAGGGAGAAATAA